GGTCGCCGAGGCCGGCGAGCCAACGCGCGGCCTCTTCCCGCCGGTTCATGGCGACGACGACACCGACGGTCCCGTCCACCTCGCCGAGCAGCCGCTCCGCTTCCAAACGTACGGTTTCGGCCAGATCACCCTTCTCCGCGACGGGGACGAAGCGGGGCTCGACGCCCGTCGAACGGACCGCGCGCGGCGACTCCTTGCCCGGCATGGCGAGGGCGAGGACCTTGGCGGCGAGCTCGGCGATCTCCGCCGGGTTCCGGTAGTTCACGGTGAGCTCGAAGCGGCGCCGCGGCCGGGAGCCGAGGGCCTCGTCGCGGGCCTCGGCGGCCTCGTCCGGGTCCGACCAGGAGGACTGCGCCGGGTCGCCGACGACCGTCCAGGTGGCGTGCCGGCCGCGCCGGCCGACCATCCGCCACTGCATGGGCGTCAGGTCCTGGGCCTCGTCGACGATCACGTGCGCGTACTCGGTGCGCTCGGCGGCGAGCCGCTCGGCCCGCTCCCGCTGGGTCTCCTCCCGTACGGGCATCAGCTCCTCGAGGCCCGTGAGCTGGTCCAGCGGGTCGTACTCCCGCTTCTTGCGGGGCCGGGCCGGGGCGCCGAGCAGGGTGTTCAGCTCGTCGAGGAGGGCGACGTCGTGGACGGAGAGGTCCCGGCGGCGCAGCGAACGCGCGAGCCGCCGCACCTCGCCCGGGTTGAGGATCCGCCGGGCCCAGCGCCCGAGCCGCCGCTCGTCGGCCATGGCGTCGAGGACCTGACGGGGCGCGAGCTCGGGCCACCAGGCGTCGAGGAAGGAGAGGAACGAGTCCTCGGTCGACACGTCCTCGTCGAAGGAGGAACGCAGCTCGGCGGCGAGCTCGGGGTCGCTGTGCCGGCCGGCGGCGCCGGACTTGGCGTACAGCGCGTCGAGGAGCAGCCGCCGGGCACGCGGCCGGAGCAGGTTGACGGGGGCGGTGCCGCCGAGGACGTTGTGGCGGATGCGGCGGAGTTCGTCGGCCTCCAGCTCGAGCCGCCGCCCGAAGGCGACGACGCGCAGGAGCTGCGGGGCGTCGGGGCTCTCCAGGGCACCCCGGGCGGCCTTCCGCAGCACGTGCACCATGCGGGAGGAGCCCTTGACGCGGGCGACGGCGGGCTCGTCGTAGGCGGTGGCCTCGGCGCCGTCGACGAGCGAGCCGACGGCGCGGATCGCGACCTGGCCCTCCTCGCCGAGGGAGGGCAGGACGCCCTCGGTGTACGAGACGAGGAGCGGGGTCGGGGAGACGATGAGGATGCCGCCCGCGTAGCGCCGCCGGTCCTGGTAGAGCAGATAGGCGGCGCGGTGCAGCGCGACGGCCGTCTTGCCGGTCCCCGGCCCGCCCTCGACGTACGTGACGGAGGCGGCGGGCGCGCGGATGACCAGGTCCTGCTCGGCCTGGATGCTGGACACGATGTCCCGCATGGTGTGGCTGCGGGCCTGGCCGAGGGCGGCCATCAGGGCGCCGTCGCCGATCACGGGCAGCTCGCGCCCGTCGAGGGTGGCGCGGAGCTCGGGACGCATGAGGTCGTCCTCGACGCCGAGGACCTGGCGGCCCTTGGAGCGGATGACGCGCCGGCGCACGACGCGGCCGGGGTCGACGGGGGTGGACCGGTAGAAGGGCGCGGCGGCGGGCGCGCGCCAGTCGATCACGAGGGGCGCGTAGTCGGAGTCGAGGACGCCGATCCGCCCGATGTGGAGGGTCTCGCCGATCTCGGCGGTGTTGTCGGGGCGTACGGCGTCCTCGGCGGGCTCGACGGAGGTGTAGGCGCCGTCGGGGCCCTTCTTCCCGTCCTTCCCGTACAGCAGATCGATCCGACCGAAGAGGAAGTCCTCGAACTCGTTGTTGAGCCGGTTGAGGTGGATGCCGGCCCGGAAGACCTGGGCGTCCCGCTCGGCGAGGGCGCCGGGCGTGCCGACCTGGCCCCGCTGGGCGGCGTCGTTCATCAGGAACTCCGCCTCGTGGATCTTCTCCTCCAGTCGGCGGTAGACCTGATCCAGATGTTCCTGCTCGACACCGATCTCACGGTCTCTGACCGTGTCCACGGCTTCCTGCGCGGCCACCTAAGGCCCCCTTCTCACGTGCACTGGGCAGCCGTCGAGCGTACGCCACGAGGGGGCACCGTGTCAGGCGCGGGCCGCAGGCCCACGGCGGGGGGCGGCGGGGTCAGCCGTCGTACTTCTGCTCCGGGGGTGCGTCCAGGGCCAGGCGGTACCCCCGTTTCACCACCGTCTGGATCAGGTTCGGCGTGCCGAGGGCCGTCCGGAGCCGGGCCATCGCCGTCTCCACGGCGTGTTCGTCGCGCCCCGAGCCCGGCAGCGCCCGGAGGAGGTCGGCGCGGGAGACGACCCAGCCGGGCCTGCGGGCCAGGAGGCCGAGGAGGGCCATCCCGGCGGGCGGGACGGGCCGCAGGGCGCCGTCGACGAGGACCGCGTGCCCGCGGATCTCGACGCGGTGGCCGGCGACGGGCAGGACCCGGGCGCGCCCGGGGAGCTCCCGGCAGAGGAGCTGGACGAGCGGCCCGAGCCGGAAGCGCTCGGGCTGGTACGTGTCGATGCCCTCCGCCTGGAGCGGCAGCGCCGTCACGGGCCCCACGCACACCGCGAGCACGTCGTGCCGGAGCGCGGCGACGAGTTCGTCCCGTACGCCCTTCTCCGCCGCCCGGGAGAACAGCGACACGGCGGCCGGCGCACTGGTGAAGGTCACCGCGTCGAGCCCGCGCGCGAGGACCGCGTCGAGGAGCCGGTCGAGCGGGCCGAGGTCCTCGGGCGGCATCCAGCGGTAGACGGGGACGCCGACGACCTCCGCCCCGCCCGCCGTCAAGGCCTCCACGAAGCCGGGGAGGGGCTCGCCGTGGAGCTGGACGGCGATGCGGCGGCCCTCGACGCCCTCCGCGAGGAGCCGGTCGAGGACCTCGGCCATGGACTCGGACGAGGGCGACCAGGACTCGGTGAGCCCGGCGGCCCGTACGGCCCCCTTGACCTTCGGGCCCCGGGCGAGGAGCTCGACGCCCCGCAGCACGTCGAGGAGCTCCTCCCCGCACCCCCACCCCTCGGCCGCCTCGACCCACCCCCGGAAGCCGATCGCCGTGGTGGCGACGACGACGTCCGGGGCGTGGCCGACGAGTTCCTTGGTGGCGGCGAGGAGTTCGGTGTCGTCGGCGAGCGGCACGATCCGCAGGGCGGGGCCGTGGACGACGGCGGCGCCGCGTCGGCGCAGCAGCGCGATCAGCTCGTCGGCGCGTCGTGCCGCGGTGACGCCGACCGTGAAGCCCGCGAGGGGGCCGTGTTCTTGCTCGTCCATGGGGCCCGAGCCTGACGGGGACGCGTGACGGTCCGGGTTCGCGCGTATTTCCTGGTCGTTACGGTCCGCGCCGGGCATCGGACATCACACCCGCGCGAATCCGGGCCGGGACTCCGGCTCCGTGACCGCTTCCACGACATCGGGAACGGTGACCGGCGCCCGAAGGTATACCGCCCAGGTGACCAGCATGCAGGCCGCGTAGAAGGCGAGGAAGGCGACGAAGGCTGCGGTGCCGGTGCCGGCGGTCTGGAAGGACTGGCGGAAGGCGAGGTTGATGCCGAGTCCGCCGAGCGCGCCGACGGCGCCGATGAGCCCCATGGAGGCCCCGGAGAGCCGCCGCCCGTAGGCCTCGGCGGGCTCGCCCACCAGCCCCTTGCGGTGCCCCTGGGCGAGGAAGATCGCCGGGATCATCTTGTACGTGGAGCCGTTGCCGAGGCCGCTGAGGACGAAGAGTCCGATGAAGCCGACGAGGAAGACGGAGAGGGACTCGACGACGGAGGCGTAGATGACGACGCCGGTCGCGGCGGCCATCGCGGCGAAGGTCCACAGGGTGATGCGGGCGCCGCCGTGCCGGTCGGCGAGGGAGCCGCCGAGGGGCCGGATGAGGGAGCCGAGGAGCGGGCCGATGAAGGTGAGGGACGCGGCCTGGAGCGGGGTGCGGCCGAACTGGGTCTGGAGGACGAGGCCGAAGGCGAAGCTGTAGCCGATGAAGGAACCGAAGGTGCCCACGTACAGGAAGGCCATGATCCAGGTGTGCCGGGCCCGTACGGCTTCCTTCGCGGCCCCGGTGTCGTTCTTCACGGGGGCGAGGTTGTCCATGAAGAGCGCGGCGCAGACGGCGGCGACGACGATGAGCGGCAGGTAGACGCCGAGCACGATCCTCGGGTGCATCGCGCCGGCGGTGCCGATGACGAGGAGGCCGACGAGCTGGACGACGGGGACGCCGATGTTGCCGCCGCCCGCGTTGAGGCCGAGCGCCCAGCCCTTCTTCCGGAGCGGGAAGAAGGCGTTGATGTTGGTCATCGAGGAGGCGAAGTTGCCGCCGCCGACGCCGGTGAGCGCGGCGACGAGGACGAAGGTGGTGTACGAGGTGCCGGGGTGCATCACCGCGAAGGCGAGGCCGGTGGGCAGCAGGAGCAGCAGGGCGCTGAGGATCGTCCAGTTGCGGCCGCCGAAGCGGGCGACGGCGAAGGTGTACGGGATGCGGATCAGCGCGCCGACGAAGGTGGCGGTGCCGATGAGGAAGAACTTGCCGGCCGGGTCGACCCCGTACTGCGGCCCCATGAAGAGCACCATGACCGACCAGAGGCTCCAGACGGAGAAGCCGATGTGCTCGGAGAGCACGGAGAAGGCCAGATTGCGCCGGGCGATCTTCTCCCCCTTCTCCCTCCAGAAGGTCTCGTCCTCCGGTTCCCAGCGTTCGATCCAGCGGCCACCCATCTCGCACCTCCACGGAGTCGGATCCCTGATGCGACCGACGCTAGGGAGGGCGCGTTTCAGGCCGGTGCCGTGAGGTGACGGTAACGGAACCTTGCTCTCACCCGGCGTACGACTCCCCTGTGAGCGCCCCCGTTCTACGCGGGCAGGCCGGGCTCCCCCTCGGGCAGCCAGGAGCCGGGCGGGCGCTCCAGCCAGCCCTCCCGGGCGCCCAGCTCCGCAGCGGCCCGGCGGAGGGCGTCCAGGCCGGGGTGGCGGAGTCCCTTGCGCCACACGAGGCTCACGGGCGAGAGGGGGACGGGGTCGACGAGCGGCCGGATCACACAGTCCGGCATGGGCGGGAAGTCGACGACGGCGAGGACCGGGTCGCGGTACTTGGCCATGAGCCGACGGAACTCCTCCTTGCCGACGGCGAGCGGCGCGGGCGGGGCGATCTCGATGCCCCGGCCGGCGAAGAGGCGGGCGGCGAGGTCGGTCCACTCGGGGGTGCGGTCGTTTCCGGCCCCGGCGTAGATCCGCTCTCCGGCGAGGCGGGCGAGCGGCACCTCGGGCAGGCCGGCGAGCGGGTGGTCCTCGGGGAGGATGACCGCCATCGGCTCGTACCGGACGAACTGGACGTCGAGCCGCGCCCGGAGGCGGGCGTCGAGTCCCCCGTACCGGCCGAAGGAGGTGTCGATCCGCCCGGCGAGGATCTCCTGCACGGCTCCGGTGAGTCCGCTCTCGTAGCGGGCCATCAGCTCCTGCTCCGGGGCGAGTTCGCGGGCCCGGCGCAGGACGTCCTCCGGGGCGAGGCCGGGGCTGTTGAGGTCGACGAGGAGCGGCCGGGGCGCGGCGCGGAAGGCGTCGTCCAGCTCGTCGTGGGCGGCCAACACCCGGCGGGCGTACGGGAGGAGGCGTTCGCCGTCGGGGGTGAGGGCGACCTGCCGGGTGGTCCGTACGAAGAGTTCGGCGCCCAACTCGCGTTCCAGGCGCCGGATGTCGCGACTGAGGGCCTGCTGGGCGACGAACAGCCGCCCGGCGGCGCGGGTGAAGTGCAGTTCTTCGGCGACGGCGGTGAAGGCGCGCAGCAGGCGGGGGTCGACGGACATCGCCGCATTCAACAACACAGGCGCGTGAATGGCCACCGAGAAGGTGTTGGACCGGCGGGGCCGCGCCGAAGGAGCCTTGATCCATGCCGCAACCGGACCTCACTCCCACCCCGGCGGGCCTCACCCTCACCCCGGCGGGCCCGGCCCTCGCCCCCCGCTACCGCGACGATCCCCGCGCCCTCCCCGCCAACCCCTACCTCCGCCTCTTCTCCCACCCCGGCACCCGCGCCTTCACCGCCGGGAACCTGATCGCCCGGCTGCCGATGGGCATGTTCGGCGTCAGCGCCGTGATCATGATCGCGGGGGCGTACGGCTCCTACGCCCTGGCCGGCGCGGTCACCGCCACCGGCCTCGCCGTCGGCTCCGTCACCGGACCGCTGATCGCCCGGCTCGTCGACCGGTACGGCCAGGCCAGGATCGCGGTCCCGGCCACCGCGTACGCGGTCCTGGGCCATCTGGTCCTGCTGCTCTGCGTCCACGAGAGGGCCCCGGTCTGGTCCCTCTTCCTCACCACGGCCGTCACCGCCACCACCCCGAACACGGGCGGCATGTCCCGGGCCCGCTGGGCACACCTCTTCCGGAACGACCCGGACGCGCTGCACACCGCGAACGCCTTCGAGCAGGCCGCCGACGAGCTCTGCTACATGATCGGCCCGGTGCTCGCCGCCGTCCTCTGCTCGGCGCTCTTCCCGGAGGCCGGCACGCTCACCGCGGGCCTCCTCTTCCTCTCCGGCGTCCTGGTCTTCGCCGCCCAGCGCTCCACCGAACCCCCGGTCGCCCCCCGCACCGCCGCGGGCTCCCCGCTGCGGGCCCCCGGCATGGCGCCGCTGCTCGCGGTCTTCCTCGCCACGGGGGCGGTCTTCGGCTCCATGGAGGTCGTGACCCTGGCGTACGTGGACGGGCCCGTCGCGGGACCGGTCCTCGCCCTCCAGGCCGCGGGCTCCTGCGCGGCGGGCCTCCTCTACGGCCACGCCCGCCGCACCGCCCGGCTGCGCACCTGCCTGGCCGCGATGACCGTCCTGATGGCGATGCCGCTGCTCGCCGCCTCGACCGGCTCCCTGCTCGCCCTGGCCGCCGGCCTCCTGGTGGCGGGCATGGCGACGGCCCCGACGATGGTGACGGGCATGGGCCTGATACAGCGCCTCACGCCCGCGTCCCAGCTCAACGAGGGCATGACCCTCGCCGTGACCGCCCTCCTGGCGGGCATCGCGACCGGCTCGGCGACCGGCGGCTGGGCCGCCGACCACGCCCCCTTCGCCGCCTTCGGCTTCCTGATCCCGGTGACGGCGGCGGCGGTGGCCCTGACCCTGTGCACGACGGCCCGCGTGGGTCGGGGCTCTCGCGTCCGGGCATGACGAAGGCCCGGTGGTCGAGGTGACCACCGGGCCTTTGCCCACATGGGATGAGTGGAGATGGCGGGAATC
The DNA window shown above is from Streptomyces vietnamensis and carries:
- a CDS encoding nitrate/nitrite transporter, translating into MGGRWIERWEPEDETFWREKGEKIARRNLAFSVLSEHIGFSVWSLWSVMVLFMGPQYGVDPAGKFFLIGTATFVGALIRIPYTFAVARFGGRNWTILSALLLLLPTGLAFAVMHPGTSYTTFVLVAALTGVGGGNFASSMTNINAFFPLRKKGWALGLNAGGGNIGVPVVQLVGLLVIGTAGAMHPRIVLGVYLPLIVVAAVCAALFMDNLAPVKNDTGAAKEAVRARHTWIMAFLYVGTFGSFIGYSFAFGLVLQTQFGRTPLQAASLTFIGPLLGSLIRPLGGSLADRHGGARITLWTFAAMAAATGVVIYASVVESLSVFLVGFIGLFVLSGLGNGSTYKMIPAIFLAQGHRKGLVGEPAEAYGRRLSGASMGLIGAVGALGGLGINLAFRQSFQTAGTGTAAFVAFLAFYAACMLVTWAVYLRAPVTVPDVVEAVTEPESRPGFARV
- a CDS encoding LysR family transcriptional regulator, with protein sequence MSVDPRLLRAFTAVAEELHFTRAAGRLFVAQQALSRDIRRLERELGAELFVRTTRQVALTPDGERLLPYARRVLAAHDELDDAFRAAPRPLLVDLNSPGLAPEDVLRRARELAPEQELMARYESGLTGAVQEILAGRIDTSFGRYGGLDARLRARLDVQFVRYEPMAVILPEDHPLAGLPEVPLARLAGERIYAGAGNDRTPEWTDLAARLFAGRGIEIAPPAPLAVGKEEFRRLMAKYRDPVLAVVDFPPMPDCVIRPLVDPVPLSPVSLVWRKGLRHPGLDALRRAAAELGAREGWLERPPGSWLPEGEPGLPA
- a CDS encoding uroporphyrinogen-III synthase, whose product is MDEQEHGPLAGFTVGVTAARRADELIALLRRRGAAVVHGPALRIVPLADDTELLAATKELVGHAPDVVVATTAIGFRGWVEAAEGWGCGEELLDVLRGVELLARGPKVKGAVRAAGLTESWSPSSESMAEVLDRLLAEGVEGRRIAVQLHGEPLPGFVEALTAGGAEVVGVPVYRWMPPEDLGPLDRLLDAVLARGLDAVTFTSAPAAVSLFSRAAEKGVRDELVAALRHDVLAVCVGPVTALPLQAEGIDTYQPERFRLGPLVQLLCRELPGRARVLPVAGHRVEIRGHAVLVDGALRPVPPAGMALLGLLARRPGWVVSRADLLRALPGSGRDEHAVETAMARLRTALGTPNLIQTVVKRGYRLALDAPPEQKYDG
- a CDS encoding HelD family protein produces the protein MAAQEAVDTVRDREIGVEQEHLDQVYRRLEEKIHEAEFLMNDAAQRGQVGTPGALAERDAQVFRAGIHLNRLNNEFEDFLFGRIDLLYGKDGKKGPDGAYTSVEPAEDAVRPDNTAEIGETLHIGRIGVLDSDYAPLVIDWRAPAAAPFYRSTPVDPGRVVRRRVIRSKGRQVLGVEDDLMRPELRATLDGRELPVIGDGALMAALGQARSHTMRDIVSSIQAEQDLVIRAPAASVTYVEGGPGTGKTAVALHRAAYLLYQDRRRYAGGILIVSPTPLLVSYTEGVLPSLGEEGQVAIRAVGSLVDGAEATAYDEPAVARVKGSSRMVHVLRKAARGALESPDAPQLLRVVAFGRRLELEADELRRIRHNVLGGTAPVNLLRPRARRLLLDALYAKSGAAGRHSDPELAAELRSSFDEDVSTEDSFLSFLDAWWPELAPRQVLDAMADERRLGRWARRILNPGEVRRLARSLRRRDLSVHDVALLDELNTLLGAPARPRKKREYDPLDQLTGLEELMPVREETQRERAERLAAERTEYAHVIVDEAQDLTPMQWRMVGRRGRHATWTVVGDPAQSSWSDPDEAAEARDEALGSRPRRRFELTVNYRNPAEIAELAAKVLALAMPGKESPRAVRSTGVEPRFVPVAEKGDLAETVRLEAERLLGEVDGTVGVVVAMNRREEAARWLAGLGDRVVALGSLEAKGLEYDATVVVSPAEIADESPAGLRVLYVALTRSTQALTVLAGDRDMPDGAGVPDLLRD
- a CDS encoding MFS transporter — its product is MPQPDLTPTPAGLTLTPAGPALAPRYRDDPRALPANPYLRLFSHPGTRAFTAGNLIARLPMGMFGVSAVIMIAGAYGSYALAGAVTATGLAVGSVTGPLIARLVDRYGQARIAVPATAYAVLGHLVLLLCVHERAPVWSLFLTTAVTATTPNTGGMSRARWAHLFRNDPDALHTANAFEQAADELCYMIGPVLAAVLCSALFPEAGTLTAGLLFLSGVLVFAAQRSTEPPVAPRTAAGSPLRAPGMAPLLAVFLATGAVFGSMEVVTLAYVDGPVAGPVLALQAAGSCAAGLLYGHARRTARLRTCLAAMTVLMAMPLLAASTGSLLALAAGLLVAGMATAPTMVTGMGLIQRLTPASQLNEGMTLAVTALLAGIATGSATGGWAADHAPFAAFGFLIPVTAAAVALTLCTTARVGRGSRVRA